A single region of the Xiphophorus maculatus strain JP 163 A chromosome 3, X_maculatus-5.0-male, whole genome shotgun sequence genome encodes:
- the bola1 gene encoding bolA-like protein 1, whose product MLPSVSRCTRPIYLSVARPLAHFRPPMDPDPNRPVETTIRTKLTEKFKPDHLEVHNESHMHAVPPGSESHFRVLVVSSLFVGLPLIQRHRLVNEALKEELSSCVHALAIQAKTPEQWGVDPALGKSPPCMGGSKNDHTVEEKLKAGRE is encoded by the coding sequence ATGCTTCCCAGTGTCTCCCGCTGCACTCGGCCCATCTACCTTTCTGTAGCTCGGCCTCTGGCTCACTTCAGACCGCCCATGGACCCGGACCCTAACCGGCCTGTTGAAACaaccatcagaaccaaactGACAGAAAAGTTCAAGCCCGACCACTTGGAGGTCCACAACGAAAGCCACATGCATGCGGTTCCCCCCGGGTCCGAGTCTCACTTCCGAGTCCTGGTGGTCAGCTCGCTGTTTGTGGGTCTGCCGCTGATTCAGCGCCACCGTCTGGTCAATGAGGCGCTGAAGGAGGAACTGAGTAGCTGTGTTCATGCGTTGGCCATCCAGGCGAAGACCCCTGAGCAGTGGGGCGTGGACCCCGCTCTGGGCAAGAGCCCGCCCTGCATGGGGGGTTCGAAAAACGACCACACTGTGGAGGAGAAGCTGAAGGCCGGGCGGGAATGA